The following proteins come from a genomic window of Alnus glutinosa chromosome 10, dhAlnGlut1.1, whole genome shotgun sequence:
- the LOC133880187 gene encoding cyclin-U2-1-like: protein MASSSSTLTISPRKLRSDVFFYSYREDSNTPLVINVLASLIERSMARNERIAKSCRWALSKDIRTRVFDCHETPDMTIQSFLERIFRYTRAGPSVYVVAYVYIDRFCQRNQGFRISATNVHRLLITTIMVASKYVEDMNYRNSYFARVGGLTTEELNELELEFVFLMGFKLHVNVSVFESYCCHLEREVSIGGGYHIEKTLRCAEEIKGRQKEGRGYNQIARVML, encoded by the exons ATGGCTTCTTCTTCATCTACCCTTACAATATCCCCAAGAAAGCTTCGATCCGATGTGTTTTTCTATTCGTACCGAGAAGACTCAAACACCCCATTGGTGATCAATGTTCTTGCCTCTCTCATTGAGAGAAGTATGGCAAGGAATGAGAGGATTGCCAAAAGCTGCAGATGGGCTTTGTCCAAAGACATCAGAACCCGGGTTTTTGACTGCCATGAGACGCCGGACATGACGATCCAGTCCTTTCTAGAGAGGATTTTCCGGTACACCAGAGCTGGACCGTCGGTTTATGTTGTTGCATATGTCTATATCGATCGGTTTTGCCAGAGAAATCAAGGATTCCGGATCAGTGCCACAAATGTGCATAGGCTTCTCATAACAACCATCATGGTGGCTTCCAAATATGTGGAGGACAT GAATTACCGCAATTCATACTTTGCGAGAGTTGGGGGATTAACAACAGAAGAATTGAACGAGCTGGAGCTTGAATTTGTGTTCTTAATGGGCTTCAAATTGCATGTAAATGTGAGTGTCTTTGAGAGCTACTGTTGCCACTTAGAAAGAGAAGTCAGCATTGGAGGAGGTTACCATATAGAGAAGACTTTACGATGTGCAGAAGAAATCAAAGGGAGGCAGAAAGAAGGAAGAGGGTACAATCAGATTGCTCGTGTTATGTTGTAG